The following proteins are co-located in the Megalobrama amblycephala isolate DHTTF-2021 linkage group LG12, ASM1881202v1, whole genome shotgun sequence genome:
- the plat gene encoding tissue-type plasminogen activator isoform X1 — MKLLLNLMLLLLPVLCSAADPTVLHHRQKRGTRTYRDSVPWQTTTRRLHPKESCVDTDSAAVRDMGATWLRWKGPKVEFCRCAARARVRCHEIPVTTCFVSKCYNGGTCKEAVYSSDFICQCPPGFTGTQCEINTGERCLRGQGSGYRGTWGMSMSGLECINWNSSSLRGKKFTARRPEANTLGLGNHNYCRNPDGDTKPWCYVYKKAQVSWEFCSVPTCIIDPYLECAQGSGQTYRGTKAVTRSGLKCLPWDSAAVSRKIYNAWRPDARETGIGSHNFCRNPDGDLSPWCHVYKGSQLTWELCDVPKCPRKTPSITTLGPRAPATTNNQGSCGQRIEAPSNSLPMFRIRGGQVSDIREQPWQAAINVYWPRAKAYSFRCGGVLIDSCWILSAAHCFQERFEEKRLQVVLGRTFRLQNSSSEQIFDVEKYWIHEQYDDETYDNDIALFKLKSESGICAIYSPEVLPACLPEPNLALPDWTECEISGYGKEEEFSPFYSERIKRGMVRLWPQDQCVPEKLSGRLVTSNMLCAGDTRGLDDACKGDSGGPLVCQKNGRMILMGLISWGDGCGKKDIPGVYTRVTKYSNWISSRMRAN, encoded by the exons ATGAAATTATTACTGAACCTGATGCTGCTGCTTCTGCCTGTTCTGTGCAGCGCTGCAGATCCcact GTGCTGCATCACAGGCAGAAGAGAGGCACACGCACTTACAGAG ATTCTGTCCCCTGGCAGACGACAACACGTCGGCTGCATCCGaaag aatcTTGTGTGGACACTGATTCGGCTGCGGTCAGAGACATGGGGGCGACGTGGTTGCGATGGAAGGGTCCAAAAGTTGAATTCTGCCGCTGCGCCGCACGAGCAAGAGTCCGCTGTCATGAGATCCCAGTGACCA CATGTTTCGTGTCTAAGTGTTATAATGGAGGCACGTGTAAAGAAGCCGTTTACTCCAGTGACTTCATCTGCCAGTGTCCGCCAGGGTTCACAGGAACACAGTGTGAAATCA ACACAGGTGAGAGATGTTTGAGGGGTCAGGGGTCAGGTTACCGTGGCACCTGGGGCATGAGCATGTCAGGACTGGAGTGTATTAACTGGAATTCCAGCTCACTCCGAGGAAAGAAATTCACTGCCAGGAGACCAGAGGCCAACACACTGGGACTGGGCAACCACAACTACTGCAG GAATCCAGACGGAGACACTAAACCCTGGTGTTATGTTTATAAAAAGGCTCAGGTCTCATGGGAGTTTTGTTCTGTACCGACCTGCATAATAG ACCCCTATCTAGAGTGTGCACAGGGATCAGGACAGACCTACAGAGGGACGAAAGCCGTCACACGCAGCGGTTTGAAGTGTCTGCCGTGGGATTCAGCCGCAGTGTCTCGTAAGATATACAACGCATGGAGACCCGACGCCAGAGAGACGGGCATCGGCAGCCACAACTTCTGCAG GAACCCGGACGGTGACCTCAGCCCCTGGTGTCACGTCTATAAAGGTTCTCAGTTGACCTGGGAGCTCTGTGACGTCCCCAAGTGTC CGAGGAAAACTCCGTCAATCACCACACTTGGACCACGAGCCCCTGCAACCACCAACAATCAAG gttcCTGCGGTCAGCGCATCGAAGCTCCTTCGAACTCTCTGCCCATGTTCAGGATTCGTGGAGGTCAGGTCAGCGATATCCGTGAGCAGCCGTGGCAGGCCGCCATCAACGTGTATTGGCCGCGTGCCAAAGCCTACAGCTTCCGTTGCGGCGGTGTCCTCATCGACTCCTGCTGGATCCTCTCCGCTGCTCACTGCTTCCAGGAGAG ATTTGAGGAGAAGCGTCTTCAGGTGGTTCTAGGTCGAACCTTCAGGCTTCAGAACTCCAGCAGCGAGCAGATCTTTGACGTGGAGAAATACTGGATCCACGAGCAGTACGACGACGAGACGTATGACAATGATATCG CTCTGTTCAAGTTGAAGAGCGAGTCCGGTATCTGTGCCATCTACTCTCCAGAAGTTCTTCCTGCATGTTTACCAGAACCTAACCTGGCTTTACCGGATTGGACGGAGTGTGAGATCTCTGGATATGGAAAAGAGGAAGAGT TTTCTCCGTTTTACTCTGAGAGAATCAAGCGTGGTATGGTGCGGTTGTGGCCGCAAGATCAGTGTGTCCCGGAGAAGCTGTCCGGCCGTCTGGTCACCTCAAACATGCTGTGCGCCGGAGACACGCGTGGCCTGGACGACGCCTGCAAG GGGGATTCCGGTGGTCCTCTGGTGTGTCAGAAGAACGGCAGAATGATTTTGATGGGTTTAATCAGCTGGGGTGACGGTTGCGGGAAGAAAGACATACCAGGCGTTTACACACGTGTCACAAAATACTCAAACTGGATCTCCAGCAGGATGAGAGCAAACTga
- the plat gene encoding tissue-type plasminogen activator isoform X2, with protein sequence MKLLLNLMLLLLPVLCSAADPTVLHHRQKRGTRTYRESCVDTDSAAVRDMGATWLRWKGPKVEFCRCAARARVRCHEIPVTTCFVSKCYNGGTCKEAVYSSDFICQCPPGFTGTQCEINTGERCLRGQGSGYRGTWGMSMSGLECINWNSSSLRGKKFTARRPEANTLGLGNHNYCRNPDGDTKPWCYVYKKAQVSWEFCSVPTCIIDPYLECAQGSGQTYRGTKAVTRSGLKCLPWDSAAVSRKIYNAWRPDARETGIGSHNFCRNPDGDLSPWCHVYKGSQLTWELCDVPKCPRKTPSITTLGPRAPATTNNQGSCGQRIEAPSNSLPMFRIRGGQVSDIREQPWQAAINVYWPRAKAYSFRCGGVLIDSCWILSAAHCFQERFEEKRLQVVLGRTFRLQNSSSEQIFDVEKYWIHEQYDDETYDNDIALFKLKSESGICAIYSPEVLPACLPEPNLALPDWTECEISGYGKEEEFSPFYSERIKRGMVRLWPQDQCVPEKLSGRLVTSNMLCAGDTRGLDDACKGDSGGPLVCQKNGRMILMGLISWGDGCGKKDIPGVYTRVTKYSNWISSRMRAN encoded by the exons ATGAAATTATTACTGAACCTGATGCTGCTGCTTCTGCCTGTTCTGTGCAGCGCTGCAGATCCcact GTGCTGCATCACAGGCAGAAGAGAGGCACACGCACTTACAGAG aatcTTGTGTGGACACTGATTCGGCTGCGGTCAGAGACATGGGGGCGACGTGGTTGCGATGGAAGGGTCCAAAAGTTGAATTCTGCCGCTGCGCCGCACGAGCAAGAGTCCGCTGTCATGAGATCCCAGTGACCA CATGTTTCGTGTCTAAGTGTTATAATGGAGGCACGTGTAAAGAAGCCGTTTACTCCAGTGACTTCATCTGCCAGTGTCCGCCAGGGTTCACAGGAACACAGTGTGAAATCA ACACAGGTGAGAGATGTTTGAGGGGTCAGGGGTCAGGTTACCGTGGCACCTGGGGCATGAGCATGTCAGGACTGGAGTGTATTAACTGGAATTCCAGCTCACTCCGAGGAAAGAAATTCACTGCCAGGAGACCAGAGGCCAACACACTGGGACTGGGCAACCACAACTACTGCAG GAATCCAGACGGAGACACTAAACCCTGGTGTTATGTTTATAAAAAGGCTCAGGTCTCATGGGAGTTTTGTTCTGTACCGACCTGCATAATAG ACCCCTATCTAGAGTGTGCACAGGGATCAGGACAGACCTACAGAGGGACGAAAGCCGTCACACGCAGCGGTTTGAAGTGTCTGCCGTGGGATTCAGCCGCAGTGTCTCGTAAGATATACAACGCATGGAGACCCGACGCCAGAGAGACGGGCATCGGCAGCCACAACTTCTGCAG GAACCCGGACGGTGACCTCAGCCCCTGGTGTCACGTCTATAAAGGTTCTCAGTTGACCTGGGAGCTCTGTGACGTCCCCAAGTGTC CGAGGAAAACTCCGTCAATCACCACACTTGGACCACGAGCCCCTGCAACCACCAACAATCAAG gttcCTGCGGTCAGCGCATCGAAGCTCCTTCGAACTCTCTGCCCATGTTCAGGATTCGTGGAGGTCAGGTCAGCGATATCCGTGAGCAGCCGTGGCAGGCCGCCATCAACGTGTATTGGCCGCGTGCCAAAGCCTACAGCTTCCGTTGCGGCGGTGTCCTCATCGACTCCTGCTGGATCCTCTCCGCTGCTCACTGCTTCCAGGAGAG ATTTGAGGAGAAGCGTCTTCAGGTGGTTCTAGGTCGAACCTTCAGGCTTCAGAACTCCAGCAGCGAGCAGATCTTTGACGTGGAGAAATACTGGATCCACGAGCAGTACGACGACGAGACGTATGACAATGATATCG CTCTGTTCAAGTTGAAGAGCGAGTCCGGTATCTGTGCCATCTACTCTCCAGAAGTTCTTCCTGCATGTTTACCAGAACCTAACCTGGCTTTACCGGATTGGACGGAGTGTGAGATCTCTGGATATGGAAAAGAGGAAGAGT TTTCTCCGTTTTACTCTGAGAGAATCAAGCGTGGTATGGTGCGGTTGTGGCCGCAAGATCAGTGTGTCCCGGAGAAGCTGTCCGGCCGTCTGGTCACCTCAAACATGCTGTGCGCCGGAGACACGCGTGGCCTGGACGACGCCTGCAAG GGGGATTCCGGTGGTCCTCTGGTGTGTCAGAAGAACGGCAGAATGATTTTGATGGGTTTAATCAGCTGGGGTGACGGTTGCGGGAAGAAAGACATACCAGGCGTTTACACACGTGTCACAAAATACTCAAACTGGATCTCCAGCAGGATGAGAGCAAACTga